The Muricauda sp. SCSIO 65647 genome includes a region encoding these proteins:
- a CDS encoding fibronectin type III domain-containing protein encodes MNAAKYIPAILVMSLLSACGGGGDDGQNNPEPDPIPAPSATTLIFPENNSECTEGTVLSDAESEVTFRWNSSENTDSYTIKLRDLDTDTSQELQAQSNELQIRLNRGTPYSWSVVSKANGTTETAESASWKFYNAGPGIENYSPFPADNPTPKIGASVTAGTITLTWEGNDLDGDIISYEVYLQTSNPPETSIGDTTESTIDIEVNSNTVYYWRVITTDAMGNSSRSAVFQFRVN; translated from the coding sequence ATGAATGCTGCCAAATATATCCCCGCTATTTTGGTCATGTCATTATTATCGGCTTGTGGCGGCGGTGGTGATGATGGGCAAAACAATCCAGAACCCGATCCCATCCCGGCTCCCTCAGCAACGACATTGATCTTTCCCGAAAACAATTCAGAATGTACCGAGGGCACTGTGCTTTCAGATGCCGAAAGCGAAGTGACTTTTCGATGGAATAGTTCTGAAAACACTGATTCGTACACCATCAAATTAAGAGATCTTGATACCGATACTTCTCAAGAACTACAGGCCCAGTCTAATGAGCTACAGATACGATTGAACCGGGGCACCCCTTATTCATGGTCGGTAGTCTCAAAGGCCAATGGCACCACAGAAACCGCTGAAAGTGCTTCATGGAAGTTTTACAATGCAGGACCCGGTATTGAAAACTATTCCCCTTTTCCTGCTGATAATCCCACTCCAAAAATAGGGGCTTCCGTGACGGCAGGAACCATTACCCTAACTTGGGAAGGCAATGACCTTGACGGTGACATCATTTCTTATGAAGTGTATCTCCAAACCAGTAATCCGCCAGAAACATCGATCGGCGATACGACTGAGAGCACGATTGATATAGAGGTCAACTCAAATACGGTCTACTATTGGCGTGTCATCACCACCGATGCCATGGGAAATAGCTCGCGATCAGCGGTTTTCCAGTTCAGGGTGAATTGA
- a CDS encoding SusC/RagA family TonB-linked outer membrane protein, with amino-acid sequence MKITLLKGFALLGVFLCFGLAQAQTVSGTVSDANGPLPGASVVVKGTTNGAQTDFDGNYTLDDVSSDATLVFSYIGYATQEIPVNGQSTINVVLQEDAQALDEVVIIGYGQTTVKDATGAVAAVTSEDFNQGVISSPEQLIQGKAAGVQITQSSGEPGAGIALRIRGTSSVRANNSPLFVIDGVPVTNEEVSASGADVGVGTSGSRNPLNFLNPNDIESMSILKDASATAIYGSRGANGVVVITTKSGKGAGSKGLWSFGTTLNISSVADEYDLLTANEFVARGGADLGGSTDWQNFIFRTAASTDNNLSYSMNYGKGNVRATFGYSKQFGIIEQTDLERITGRVNAAHRFFEDKLKVNLQATVSRINDRVPFISRTSGSTGDLLAAAYYSNPTLSANPNLSAAPDRNPANLLAYYDDNTNTDRFLGNISFEYTITDEISAKLNLGYDTSSSARGQVVGPQILALENGAIGNGRAAVSNLETENRLVELTVNYNKQFENSSLDALVGYSFQDFNRKGQNILGQGFGTSDLGQIRDITENTYEATKNLADNYQAYGIGTFQDIPDDGDIFRILGLLPDVNQRIQTLPTIPINAFTVDTFDNTDELQSFFARVNYTLHDKYLFTATVRADGSSRFGGNNQYGYFPSAAFAWKLNEEDFIGEAFSTLKVRLNWGITGNQDGLGYGNFVNRTRWGRLNAPTLDILSNSQISTPATFEVAFANPDLKWEETTQYGLGIDFGFGNDRFTGSLDLYRKETRDLLLNLPAVQPATSPFVFQNVDGVIVNQGVELALDYDVVRSEDFNWNVNFNISYNQNEMTDYDGPNIQAGELFGQGLTNSFSQILTNDRSLFTYNLRLVDENFNVDTDPTILDKSGLPDIITGFSTSASYKNWDASLFFSGQFGHYVYNNTANALFAAPQIGSRNNLKSVVDNGVTLSATNPSTFFLEKGDFVRLQSAAVSYNVPLSEDSLLKSMRLSLSGQNLFLITDYSGLDPEVSTTDIPDNGLPSASIDYLQYPRPRTFSLGVNVTF; translated from the coding sequence ATGAAGATTACGCTACTTAAAGGCTTTGCGCTATTGGGGGTATTTTTATGCTTCGGTTTAGCACAGGCCCAGACGGTATCTGGCACAGTCTCAGATGCCAACGGTCCGTTACCAGGGGCAAGTGTAGTTGTTAAGGGTACGACAAATGGTGCACAAACTGATTTTGACGGCAATTACACCCTTGACGATGTTTCAAGCGATGCCACTTTGGTGTTCAGCTACATTGGCTACGCAACACAGGAAATCCCAGTAAATGGTCAATCAACTATCAATGTAGTTTTACAGGAAGATGCCCAAGCATTGGATGAGGTGGTTATTATCGGTTATGGTCAGACCACTGTAAAAGATGCGACAGGTGCTGTAGCCGCAGTGACGTCTGAAGACTTTAACCAAGGTGTCATTTCCTCGCCTGAACAGTTAATTCAAGGTAAAGCCGCCGGTGTTCAAATTACACAATCAAGTGGTGAGCCAGGAGCTGGAATCGCTTTGAGAATCAGGGGTACTTCTTCCGTTCGGGCCAACAACAGTCCGCTATTTGTTATTGACGGTGTACCCGTTACCAATGAAGAGGTTTCTGCCAGTGGTGCAGATGTGGGTGTTGGTACAAGTGGTTCGAGAAACCCGCTCAACTTTTTGAACCCCAATGACATTGAAAGCATGAGTATCTTGAAAGATGCCTCTGCCACGGCAATCTACGGTTCTAGGGGTGCCAACGGTGTGGTTGTTATCACCACCAAATCTGGAAAAGGTGCCGGTAGCAAAGGGTTATGGTCTTTCGGAACCACCCTGAACATATCATCGGTAGCTGATGAGTACGACCTTTTGACCGCCAATGAGTTTGTCGCAAGGGGTGGTGCCGACCTAGGTGGCAGCACAGACTGGCAGAATTTCATATTCAGGACCGCTGCATCAACAGACAACAATTTATCTTATTCGATGAATTATGGCAAGGGTAACGTCAGGGCAACTTTTGGATATTCTAAGCAGTTTGGTATCATCGAACAAACCGATTTGGAGCGTATTACAGGAAGGGTCAATGCAGCCCATAGATTTTTTGAGGATAAATTAAAGGTAAATCTACAAGCGACTGTTTCTAGAATAAACGATAGGGTACCTTTTATTAGTAGAACATCGGGAAGTACAGGTGATTTGTTGGCTGCGGCTTACTACTCGAATCCCACATTGTCCGCCAACCCCAACCTAAGTGCGGCACCTGATAGAAATCCTGCCAACCTATTGGCCTATTACGACGACAATACCAATACCGATAGGTTTCTAGGCAATATATCTTTTGAATATACCATAACAGATGAGATTTCCGCTAAGTTGAATTTAGGATATGATACTTCAAGTTCTGCAAGAGGACAGGTTGTAGGTCCACAAATTCTTGCCTTGGAAAATGGAGCCATAGGCAACGGAAGGGCTGCAGTAAGCAATCTAGAAACTGAGAATAGACTGGTCGAACTTACGGTGAATTACAACAAACAGTTTGAAAACTCAAGTCTTGATGCTCTGGTAGGTTATTCATTTCAAGATTTCAATAGGAAAGGCCAGAATATTTTAGGGCAAGGTTTTGGAACCTCCGATTTGGGCCAAATAAGGGATATTACCGAAAACACCTATGAGGCCACAAAAAATCTGGCCGACAATTATCAGGCATACGGTATAGGTACATTTCAAGACATCCCCGACGATGGCGATATATTCAGAATTTTGGGCCTGCTCCCTGATGTGAATCAAAGAATTCAAACTTTACCGACTATTCCAATCAATGCATTCACTGTAGACACTTTTGATAATACTGATGAACTGCAATCCTTTTTTGCCAGGGTCAATTATACCCTCCACGACAAGTATTTGTTCACGGCCACCGTTAGGGCTGATGGTTCGTCAAGATTTGGTGGTAACAATCAGTATGGTTATTTCCCCTCCGCTGCCTTTGCATGGAAGCTGAATGAAGAAGACTTTATTGGAGAAGCCTTTTCGACACTTAAAGTTAGGTTGAATTGGGGTATCACGGGTAACCAAGATGGTCTTGGCTATGGAAACTTTGTCAATAGAACTAGATGGGGAAGATTGAATGCCCCGACTCTTGATATATTGTCAAATTCACAGATCAGCACACCGGCCACATTTGAAGTTGCCTTCGCAAACCCAGACCTAAAATGGGAAGAAACCACTCAATATGGGCTTGGTATTGATTTCGGGTTTGGCAACGACCGTTTTACAGGAAGTTTGGATTTGTATAGGAAAGAGACAAGAGACCTTCTGTTGAACTTGCCGGCCGTTCAGCCAGCTACATCCCCGTTTGTTTTTCAGAATGTTGATGGGGTAATTGTCAACCAAGGTGTTGAACTGGCACTGGATTACGATGTGGTAAGATCTGAAGATTTCAATTGGAACGTCAATTTCAATATTTCGTACAACCAGAACGAAATGACTGATTACGATGGCCCAAATATTCAGGCAGGGGAGCTTTTCGGTCAGGGGCTTACCAATAGTTTTTCTCAAATTCTGACAAATGATAGATCCCTGTTTACGTACAATTTGCGTTTGGTCGATGAAAACTTTAATGTAGACACTGACCCTACGATATTGGATAAATCTGGTCTCCCAGATATCATAACAGGGTTCTCGACTTCTGCCTCATACAAGAATTGGGACGCTTCTTTGTTTTTCTCTGGTCAATTTGGGCATTATGTCTACAACAATACTGCCAATGCCTTATTTGCTGCACCACAGATTGGAAGTAGAAACAACTTGAAAAGTGTGGTCGACAATGGCGTTACTTTATCAGCAACAAATCCGAGTACTTTCTTTTTGGAAAAAGGAGATTTTGTGAGACTACAGTCAGCAGCTGTTTCATACAATGTTCCCTTGAGCGAAGACAGTTTATTGAAGAGTATGCGTCTCAGCTTAAGTGGTCAAAACTTATTTTTGATTACAGATTATAGCGGCTTGGATCCTGAGGTAAGTACTACCGACATTCCAGACAATGGACTCCCTTCGGCCTCTATCGATTATCTTCAATATCCTAGGCCCAGAACATTTAGTTTAGGAGTTAATGTTACCTTTTAA
- a CDS encoding RagB/SusD family nutrient uptake outer membrane protein, with amino-acid sequence MKKITNYLGITLAIAMVFSCTDLEIEATDSLITDGFAGVANVQGEVANIQNIIAGGQLANQEGLFALNEVSTDEYIVPTRGTDWGDNGRWLSIHRQTWNAELSDIVNPWQELNSITINATRVISPKSVNTAGGDIVQQKAEARFYRAWAMSWILDMWRQVPYRDVDLPNSATPDVLTGQVAIDSIVADLNAAIQDLPEVTSGDGIALKSTPTKAAARHLLAKVHLNKHVYLGGTAQAADMQVVIDAVDAIAASGYTLAASGDYFDIFRPDNDVETIWWSPADTGPRTWHTLHYNQDFPGFNDGGGWNGFTTLAEFYDLFEGPADTNYPGDGQEERRGVVHDPSSANADNLGIGLGFLINQQYEQDGTALDARENVGGVPLVFTRETEKAEFVSPADDATLETSGIRMFKYHPNEDGGDRRRHIVRYRYADGFLMKAEAMWRMGGDPTAMINELRTTRGASALGTVTEADLLAERGRELYQEQVRRQDLIRFGQYLRAWNLKEAGNENLLIFPIPVADVLANPNLTQNPGY; translated from the coding sequence ATGAAAAAAATAACAAATTATTTAGGCATTACGCTTGCAATCGCGATGGTGTTTTCATGCACCGATTTAGAGATTGAGGCTACAGATTCGTTAATCACCGACGGTTTTGCCGGCGTGGCAAACGTACAAGGTGAAGTAGCGAACATTCAGAACATCATTGCAGGAGGACAGTTGGCAAATCAAGAAGGTCTTTTTGCATTGAACGAGGTGTCAACAGATGAATACATAGTTCCAACCAGGGGAACTGACTGGGGAGACAATGGTCGATGGCTATCCATCCACAGACAAACTTGGAATGCGGAACTATCTGACATCGTTAATCCGTGGCAAGAACTTAATAGTATCACCATCAACGCCACGCGGGTAATCAGCCCTAAAAGTGTCAACACGGCCGGGGGCGACATCGTTCAGCAAAAAGCCGAGGCAAGATTCTATAGAGCTTGGGCCATGAGTTGGATACTTGATATGTGGAGACAGGTTCCCTACAGGGATGTTGACCTACCCAATAGTGCAACACCAGATGTACTTACAGGGCAAGTGGCCATCGATAGTATAGTGGCTGACCTGAATGCCGCCATTCAAGACCTTCCCGAAGTAACGTCCGGCGATGGTATCGCATTAAAATCGACCCCCACAAAAGCTGCTGCAAGACATTTGTTGGCCAAAGTTCACCTGAACAAGCACGTGTATTTGGGAGGAACTGCACAAGCTGCAGACATGCAAGTGGTCATCGATGCCGTTGATGCCATTGCGGCAAGTGGCTATACCCTTGCGGCCTCAGGAGACTACTTTGATATCTTCAGGCCAGACAATGATGTGGAAACCATCTGGTGGTCACCAGCTGATACAGGGCCAAGAACTTGGCATACATTGCACTATAACCAAGATTTCCCTGGATTTAATGACGGTGGTGGTTGGAATGGCTTTACCACACTTGCTGAGTTCTATGACTTGTTTGAGGGGCCAGCTGACACTAATTACCCTGGCGATGGACAAGAAGAACGTAGAGGGGTGGTTCATGATCCAAGCTCTGCAAATGCAGATAACTTGGGTATTGGTCTGGGCTTTTTGATCAACCAGCAATATGAGCAAGATGGAACAGCCTTGGATGCAAGGGAAAATGTCGGTGGCGTTCCTTTGGTCTTTACCAGAGAAACGGAGAAGGCCGAATTTGTTTCCCCTGCCGATGATGCCACATTGGAAACCTCAGGAATACGAATGTTCAAATACCACCCCAACGAAGATGGCGGGGATAGAAGACGCCACATTGTGAGATATAGGTATGCCGATGGATTTTTGATGAAAGCGGAAGCCATGTGGAGAATGGGCGGCGATCCAACAGCAATGATCAATGAGTTGAGAACAACCAGGGGTGCTTCTGCATTGGGTACTGTCACCGAAGCGGACCTATTGGCCGAAAGGGGCAGGGAGTTGTACCAAGAACAAGTAAGAAGACAAGACTTGATCAGGTTTGGTCAATATTTGAGAGCTTGGAATCTTAAAGAAGCTGGCAATGAGAACCTACTCATTTTCCCGATACCTGTTGCCGATGTTTTGGCGAACCCAAATTTAACGCAGAATCCAGGGTATTAA
- a CDS encoding LacI family DNA-binding transcriptional regulator: MLKKKITLKHIARELEVSISTVSKALKNSEEISRDTKEKIQAFAKLYNYKPNNIAISLKNKRTKNIGVVIPDIVHHFFTTVVRGIENFANKQGYNVIVCLSDESFDKEVINMEMLANGSIDGFIMSLSAGTQEKDDYNHLKEVTEQGIPVVLFDRVTDEIECDKVVIDDLQGGYMATKKLIDEGRKRIALLTTYDYFSVSRARNEGYKKALHDHGLEFKDEYVLKLPYMDVDEKTISNFFDKIEVDGVLSVNEIFGIYAMRVLQRKKHRIPKDISVIGFTDGLLSQYANPSMTSVAQHGDHMGETAARMLIEKVESDSDEETFKTEIIQPTIVSRESTLSL, encoded by the coding sequence ATGCTAAAAAAAAAGATTACCCTAAAACATATTGCCAGAGAGCTTGAGGTCTCTATTTCCACTGTTTCAAAGGCATTGAAGAATAGTGAGGAGATAAGCCGAGATACAAAAGAGAAAATTCAAGCTTTTGCCAAGTTGTACAATTACAAGCCCAATAACATTGCCATAAGCCTTAAGAATAAAAGAACCAAGAATATCGGTGTGGTCATTCCCGATATCGTTCATCATTTTTTTACCACGGTTGTTCGCGGCATTGAAAATTTTGCCAATAAACAAGGATATAATGTCATCGTGTGTCTTTCTGATGAATCTTTTGACAAAGAGGTCATCAACATGGAAATGTTGGCCAACGGCAGTATCGATGGGTTTATCATGTCACTTTCTGCGGGGACCCAAGAGAAAGATGATTATAACCATCTTAAGGAGGTGACCGAACAAGGAATACCGGTGGTGCTCTTCGATAGGGTTACCGATGAGATAGAATGCGATAAGGTGGTCATCGATGATTTGCAAGGGGGGTATATGGCCACAAAAAAGTTAATTGATGAAGGCCGAAAGCGCATAGCACTTTTGACCACATACGATTATTTCAGCGTGAGTCGGGCGCGTAATGAGGGGTATAAAAAGGCATTGCACGACCATGGGCTTGAATTTAAAGACGAATATGTTCTTAAGTTGCCCTATATGGATGTTGATGAAAAGACCATAAGTAATTTCTTTGACAAAATTGAAGTAGATGGTGTGTTGAGCGTAAATGAAATTTTCGGTATTTACGCCATGCGGGTGCTACAAAGAAAAAAACATAGAATTCCTAAAGATATTTCAGTGATCGGTTTTACAGACGGACTATTATCACAGTATGCAAACCCAAGCATGACCTCTGTGGCACAACATGGGGATCATATGGGTGAAACAGCGGCCAGAATGTTGATCGAAAAGGTAGAGAGTGATTCTGATGAAGAAACCTTTAAGACCGAAATCATACAACCGACAATCGTTTCCAGAGAATCTACCCTTAGCCTTTGA
- a CDS encoding sodium/sugar symporter: MSTEFSTLDYIIFAAYGALILFVGLYVSRDKKGHEKNAEDYFLASKSLPWWAIGASLIAANISAEQFIGMSGSGFAVGLAIASYEWMAALTLLIVGKYFLPIFIEKGLYTIPEFVEKRYSTNLKTILALFWIALYVFVNLASVLYLGALALETIMDIPMVYGVIGLSLFAAAYSLYGGLSAVAWTDVIQVIFLVLGGLVTTYLALNTVSGGEGVMAGLKTVYENVPEKFAMILDKSNPEYKNLPGIGVLVGGLWVANLYYWGFNQYIIQRTLAAKSLRESQKGILMAAVLKLIIPMIVVIPGIAAYVMVNDAEIMAGLGEIGARNLPTLEQADKAYPWLLQFLPIGLKGIAFAALAAAIVSSLASMLNSTSTIFTMDIYRQYINKNASQKRLVTIGRISAAIALVVACIMAPLLGGIDQAFQFIQEYTGIVSPGILAVFLLGLFWKKTTNRAAIIGALASIPIAMYFKVGAKGWSDSPFFVDIPFLDQMGYTLLLTMGIIIIASLSERKGADDPKGIPLGKNLFKTSPTFNIGAFAVMLVLVALYALFWN; the protein is encoded by the coding sequence ATGAGCACCGAATTCAGCACCTTAGACTACATAATTTTTGCAGCATATGGAGCGCTCATTCTCTTTGTGGGCCTGTATGTCTCCCGTGATAAAAAAGGCCATGAAAAAAATGCGGAAGATTACTTTTTGGCAAGCAAGTCATTACCTTGGTGGGCCATTGGGGCTTCGTTGATAGCGGCAAATATTTCTGCAGAACAATTTATAGGCATGTCTGGTTCTGGGTTTGCGGTCGGTTTGGCCATTGCATCTTATGAATGGATGGCGGCGCTTACCCTTTTGATCGTTGGCAAATACTTTTTGCCAATTTTTATTGAGAAAGGGCTTTACACCATTCCTGAATTTGTTGAAAAAAGGTATTCAACCAATCTGAAGACCATTTTGGCCTTGTTCTGGATCGCACTATATGTTTTCGTCAACCTTGCTTCTGTGTTATATCTAGGGGCACTTGCATTAGAGACCATCATGGATATTCCAATGGTATATGGTGTAATCGGGCTTTCACTTTTTGCAGCGGCCTACTCACTTTATGGCGGGCTATCAGCCGTGGCATGGACCGACGTAATACAGGTGATTTTTCTGGTACTGGGAGGTCTCGTCACCACCTACTTGGCCCTGAACACGGTTTCAGGTGGCGAAGGTGTTATGGCAGGTCTTAAGACAGTATATGAAAATGTACCTGAAAAATTTGCCATGATATTGGATAAATCCAATCCCGAATATAAAAACCTTCCCGGAATTGGGGTATTGGTTGGGGGATTATGGGTGGCCAATCTATACTATTGGGGTTTCAACCAATATATCATTCAACGTACACTTGCTGCAAAATCTCTGAGGGAATCACAAAAAGGAATCTTGATGGCCGCAGTTTTAAAATTGATCATTCCAATGATTGTGGTAATACCCGGCATAGCGGCCTATGTCATGGTAAACGACGCCGAAATCATGGCAGGTCTTGGTGAAATTGGCGCAAGAAACCTACCTACCCTTGAACAGGCCGATAAGGCGTATCCTTGGTTGCTCCAGTTTTTGCCGATCGGATTGAAGGGTATAGCCTTTGCTGCCTTGGCAGCTGCGATTGTCTCTTCGCTTGCCTCTATGCTCAATTCGACCTCTACCATATTTACCATGGACATTTACCGGCAATACATCAATAAAAATGCCAGTCAAAAAAGATTGGTGACCATCGGCCGTATTTCTGCTGCCATAGCGTTGGTAGTCGCATGTATCATGGCTCCTTTGTTAGGTGGTATCGATCAAGCTTTTCAGTTCATTCAAGAATATACCGGCATTGTAAGCCCTGGTATCTTGGCAGTCTTTTTATTGGGGTTATTCTGGAAAAAAACGACCAACAGGGCGGCGATCATTGGTGCTCTGGCATCCATTCCAATAGCCATGTACTTCAAAGTGGGTGCTAAGGGGTGGTCTGATAGTCCATTCTTTGTGGATATTCCTTTTTTAGATCAAATGGGATACACACTGCTGCTCACAATGGGCATTATAATTATTGCCAGTCTTTCAGAACGCAAAGGTGCTGACGATCCAAAGGGTATACCGTTGGGCAAGAACTTGTTCAAAACCAGCCCCACGTTCAATATTGGCGCTTTTGCGGTGATGTTGGTGCTAGTGGCCCTTTATGCTCTTTTCTGGAACTAA